A genomic segment from Rhinatrema bivittatum chromosome 19, aRhiBiv1.1, whole genome shotgun sequence encodes:
- the LOC115081002 gene encoding LOW QUALITY PROTEIN: vesicle-trafficking protein SEC22b-B-like (The sequence of the model RefSeq protein was modified relative to this genomic sequence to represent the inferred CDS: deleted 1 base in 1 codon) has translation MVALTMVARVQDGLLLAASMQESEQSSRNLQEYQNQAKQLFRKLSEHSPSRCSLEAGPMTFHYLISQGVCYLMLCNAGYSKKLAFAYLEELQVEFSELYGKKVASVSRPYAFIEFDTYIQKLKKSYVDSWSKRHLSSINTELQDVQKIMVTNIEEVLQRGEALSALDSKASNLSSLSRKYRKDAQFLNTRSTYAKVAASGIFLFMVLMYLRFWWLV, from the exons ATGGTGGCCCTGACCATGGTGGCGCGGGTGCAGGACGGGCTGCTGCTGGCCGCCTCCATGCAGGAGAGCGAGCAG TCCAGCCGGAACCTGCAGGAATATCAGAACCAGGCAAAGCAGCTGTTCCGGAAGCTGAGCGAGCAC TCGCCCTCCCGCTGTTCCCTGGAGGCTGGCCCCATGACCTTCCA TTACCTGATCTCCCAGGGGGTCTGCTACCTGATGCTTTGCAATGCTGGATACTCCAAGAAACTGGCCTTCGCCTACCTGGAGGAGCTGCAAGTCGAGTTCTCTGAGCTGTATGGCAAGAAGGTGGCGTCTGTCTCCAGACCGTATGCTTTCATTGAATTCG aCACTTACATCCAGAAGCTAAAGAAGTCTTACGTGGACTCCTGGTCCAAGCGTCATCTGAGCTCCATCAACACGGAGCTGCAGGACGTGCAGAAGATCATGGTGACCAACATCGAGGAGGTGCTGCAGAGGGGAGAGGCGCTCTCAG CCCTGGACTCCAAAGCCAGcaacctctcctctctctccaggaaaTACCGCAAGGACGCGCAGTTCCTGAACACCCGCTCCACCTACGCGAAGGTGGCCGCCAGCGGCATCTTTCTCTTCATGGTGCTGATGTACCTGCGCTTCTGGTGGCTGGTGTAG
- the GPSM3 gene encoding G-protein-signaling modulator 3 isoform X1, translating to MLSEDKAPAEHLLLEKGVPEAEKKNLEGNVKEAAETSCPRPEPREGEGRTVDPPHDALDSEEGGRGAGEEGRHSRDAGDLARHSPASVEGGDGGEMTKEKEGSTSLLLDGEDTVTEKCPTPDLSDPTETFFDLLCQFQSRRMNDQRCSFRRKPRGDTRPWRSAPSSPVGERRAVFASALSLQTEEFFDLVAWSQARRLDDQRAEPLENELRAAEPRDGREAGRLAEREARKTWRKVRQRAVTEPCAAPDEELYNTILTHQFVSQAERIEEQRSDPPLPPAARDLFDLLLRLQGERMDEQRVELPPALLRREVNPC from the exons ATGCTCTCGGAGGACAAGGCCCCTGCAGAGCACCTCTTGCTGGAGAAGGGCGTCCCAGAAGCCGAGAAGAAGAATCTGGAAGGAAACGTCAAGGAGGCCGCAGAGACCTCCTGCCCCCGACCCGAGCCtcgggagggagaggggagaacagTGGACCCGCCACACGACGCTCTGGACTCCGAGGAGGGCGGTAGAGGCGCTGGAGAGGAGGGAAGACACAGCAGGGATGCTGGGGACCTGGCACGCCACAGTCCAGCCTCTGTGGAGGGAGGAGACGGTGGAGAAATGACGAAAGAAAAGGAGGGGAGTACGTCTCTGCTTCTGGACGGAGAGGATACAGTGACTGAG AAATGTCCGACCCCTGACCTCAGCGACCCCACAGAGACCTTCTTCGACCTCCTGTGCCAGTTCCAGAGCCGGCGCATGAACGACCAGCGCTGCTCCTTCCGCCGGAAGCCGCGGGGCGACACCAGGCCCTGGAGGTCTGCCCCGTCGTCCCCAGTGGGGGAAAGGCGAG CTGTCTTCGCCTCCGCATTGTCCCTGCAGACGGAGGAGTTCTTTGACCTGGTGGCCTGGAGCCAGGCCCGGCGGCTGGACGACCAGCGGGCCGAACCCCTGGAGAACGAACTCCGAGCCGCGGAACCGAGAGACGGGCGAGAGGCTGGGCGGCTCGCCGAAAGGGAGGCCAGGAAGACGTGGAGGAAGGTACGACAGCGCGCCGTCACCGAGCCGTGCGCGGCCCCCGACGAGGAGCTGTACAACACGATCCTCACCCACCAG TTTGTTTCCCAGGCGGAGCGCATCGAGGAGCAGCGCAGCGACCCTCCCCTCCCGCCGGCGGCTCGGGACCTCTTCGACCTGCTGCTGCGGCTGCAAGGGGAGCGGATGGACGAGCAGCGGGTGGAGCTCCCCCCGGCGCTGCTGCGGCGCGAAGTGAACCCCTGCTGA
- the GPSM3 gene encoding G-protein-signaling modulator 3 isoform X3: protein MLSEDKAPAEHLLLEKGVPEAEKKNLEGNVKEAAETSCPRPEPREGEGRTVDPPHDALDSEEGGRGAGEEGRHSRDAGDLARHSPASVEGGDGGEMTKEKEGSTSLLLDGEDTVTEKCPTPDLSDPTETFFDLLCQFQSRRMNDQRCSFRRKPRGDTRPWRSAPSSPVGERRAVFASALSLQTEEFFDLVAWSQARRLDDQRAEPLENELRAAEPRDGREAGRLAEREARKTWRKAERIEEQRSDPPLPPAARDLFDLLLRLQGERMDEQRVELPPALLRREVNPC, encoded by the exons ATGCTCTCGGAGGACAAGGCCCCTGCAGAGCACCTCTTGCTGGAGAAGGGCGTCCCAGAAGCCGAGAAGAAGAATCTGGAAGGAAACGTCAAGGAGGCCGCAGAGACCTCCTGCCCCCGACCCGAGCCtcgggagggagaggggagaacagTGGACCCGCCACACGACGCTCTGGACTCCGAGGAGGGCGGTAGAGGCGCTGGAGAGGAGGGAAGACACAGCAGGGATGCTGGGGACCTGGCACGCCACAGTCCAGCCTCTGTGGAGGGAGGAGACGGTGGAGAAATGACGAAAGAAAAGGAGGGGAGTACGTCTCTGCTTCTGGACGGAGAGGATACAGTGACTGAG AAATGTCCGACCCCTGACCTCAGCGACCCCACAGAGACCTTCTTCGACCTCCTGTGCCAGTTCCAGAGCCGGCGCATGAACGACCAGCGCTGCTCCTTCCGCCGGAAGCCGCGGGGCGACACCAGGCCCTGGAGGTCTGCCCCGTCGTCCCCAGTGGGGGAAAGGCGAG CTGTCTTCGCCTCCGCATTGTCCCTGCAGACGGAGGAGTTCTTTGACCTGGTGGCCTGGAGCCAGGCCCGGCGGCTGGACGACCAGCGGGCCGAACCCCTGGAGAACGAACTCCGAGCCGCGGAACCGAGAGACGGGCGAGAGGCTGGGCGGCTCGCCGAAAGGGAGGCCAGGAAGACGTGGAGGAAG GCGGAGCGCATCGAGGAGCAGCGCAGCGACCCTCCCCTCCCGCCGGCGGCTCGGGACCTCTTCGACCTGCTGCTGCGGCTGCAAGGGGAGCGGATGGACGAGCAGCGGGTGGAGCTCCCCCCGGCGCTGCTGCGGCGCGAAGTGAACCCCTGCTGA
- the GPSM3 gene encoding G-protein-signaling modulator 3 isoform X2: MLSEDKAPAEHLLLEKGVPEAEKKNLEGNVKEAAETSCPRPEPREGEGRTVDPPHDALDSEEGGRGAGEEGRHSRDAGDLARHSPASVEGGDGGEMTKEKEGSTSLLLDGEDTVTEKCPTPDLSDPTETFFDLLCQFQSRRMNDQRCSFRRKPRGDTRPWRSAPSSPVGERRAVFASALSLQTEEFFDLVAWSQARRLDDQRAEPLENELRAAEPRDGREAGRLAEREARKTWRKVRQRAVTEPCAAPDEELYNTILTHQAERIEEQRSDPPLPPAARDLFDLLLRLQGERMDEQRVELPPALLRREVNPC; encoded by the exons ATGCTCTCGGAGGACAAGGCCCCTGCAGAGCACCTCTTGCTGGAGAAGGGCGTCCCAGAAGCCGAGAAGAAGAATCTGGAAGGAAACGTCAAGGAGGCCGCAGAGACCTCCTGCCCCCGACCCGAGCCtcgggagggagaggggagaacagTGGACCCGCCACACGACGCTCTGGACTCCGAGGAGGGCGGTAGAGGCGCTGGAGAGGAGGGAAGACACAGCAGGGATGCTGGGGACCTGGCACGCCACAGTCCAGCCTCTGTGGAGGGAGGAGACGGTGGAGAAATGACGAAAGAAAAGGAGGGGAGTACGTCTCTGCTTCTGGACGGAGAGGATACAGTGACTGAG AAATGTCCGACCCCTGACCTCAGCGACCCCACAGAGACCTTCTTCGACCTCCTGTGCCAGTTCCAGAGCCGGCGCATGAACGACCAGCGCTGCTCCTTCCGCCGGAAGCCGCGGGGCGACACCAGGCCCTGGAGGTCTGCCCCGTCGTCCCCAGTGGGGGAAAGGCGAG CTGTCTTCGCCTCCGCATTGTCCCTGCAGACGGAGGAGTTCTTTGACCTGGTGGCCTGGAGCCAGGCCCGGCGGCTGGACGACCAGCGGGCCGAACCCCTGGAGAACGAACTCCGAGCCGCGGAACCGAGAGACGGGCGAGAGGCTGGGCGGCTCGCCGAAAGGGAGGCCAGGAAGACGTGGAGGAAGGTACGACAGCGCGCCGTCACCGAGCCGTGCGCGGCCCCCGACGAGGAGCTGTACAACACGATCCTCACCCACCAG GCGGAGCGCATCGAGGAGCAGCGCAGCGACCCTCCCCTCCCGCCGGCGGCTCGGGACCTCTTCGACCTGCTGCTGCGGCTGCAAGGGGAGCGGATGGACGAGCAGCGGGTGGAGCTCCCCCCGGCGCTGCTGCGGCGCGAAGTGAACCCCTGCTGA
- the PBX2 gene encoding pre-B-cell leukemia transcription factor 2 isoform X2, protein MDEQGRLLQARGVGLPGLPVQGGLQALNTHQLHEAPSDNGEPRKQDIGDILQQIMTITDQSLDEAQAKKHALNCHRMKPALFNVLCEIKEKTGLSIRSNQEEEPVDPQLMRLDNMLLAEGVAGPEKGGGSAAAAAAAAASGGVSPDNSIEHSDYRNKLSQIRQIYHSELEKYEQACNEFTTHVMNLLREQSRTRPISPKEIERMVGIIHRKFSSIQMQLKQSTCEAVMILRSRFLDARRKRRNFSKQATEVLNEYFYSHLSNPYPSEEAKEELAKKCGITVSQVSNWFGNKRIRYKKNIGKFQEEANIYAVKTAVSVTQGTHSGANSPTTPTSAGSSGSFNLSGSGDMFIGMQSLNGDSYPATQANGGWQEAATPSSVTSPTEGPGSVHSDTSN, encoded by the exons ATGGACGAGCAGGGCAGGCTGCTGCAGGCCAGGGGAGTGGGGCTGCCGGGCCTCCCTGTGCAGGGGGGGCTGCAGGCCCTGAACACCCACCAGCTCCACGAAGCCCCCTCGGATAACGGGGAGCCCCGGAAGCAGGACATCGGGGACATCCTGCAGCAGATCATGACCATCACGGACCAGAGCCTGGACGAGGCGCAGGCCAA GAAACATGCCCTGAATTGCCACAGGATGAAGCCAGCCCTCTTCAATGTGCTCTGCGAGATCAAGGAGAAAACAG GCCTCAGCATCCGCAGCAACCAGGAGGAGGAGCCCGTGGACCCCCAGCTCATGCGACTGGACAACATGCTGCTAGCTGAGGGTGTGGCCGGGCCGGAGAAAGGGGGCGGATCAGCGGCCGCCGCCGCGGCCGCAGCAGCATCAGGCGGCGTTTCCCCGGATAACTCCATAGAGCACTCGGACTACAGGAACAAGCTGTCCCAGATCCGACAGATCTACCATTCGGAGCTGGAAAAATACGAacag GCCTGCAACGAATTCACCACCCACGTCATGAACCTGCTGCGGGAGCAGAGCCGCACGCGCCCCATCTCCCCCAAGGAGATCGAGAGGATGGTGGGGATCATTCACCGCAAGTTCAGCTCCATCCAGATGCAGCTGAAGCAGAGCACGTGCGAGGCTGTGATGATCCTGCGCTCCCGCTTCCTTGATGCTCG GAGGAAAAGGCGGAATTTCAGCAAGCAAGCCACGGAAGTGCTGAACGAATACTTTTACTCCCACCTCAGTAACCCTTACCCCAGCgaggaggccaaggaggagctgGCCAAGAAGTGTGGCATCACGGTCTCCCAG GTCTCCAACTGGTTCGGCAACAAGCGCATTCGGTACAAGAAGAACATCGGTAAGTTCCAGGAGGAAGCGAACATTTACGCGGTGAAAACGGCGGTGAGCGTCACGCAAGGGACCCACAGCGGGGCCAACTCCCCCACTACCCCAACGTCAGCAG GCTCCAGTGGCTCCTTTAACCTCTCCGGCTCGGGGGACATGTTCATAGGCATGCAGAGCCTGAACGGAGACTCCTATCCCGCCACGCAG
- the PBX2 gene encoding pre-B-cell leukemia transcription factor 2 isoform X4 — MDEQGRLLQARGVGLPGLPVQGGLQALNTHQLHEAPSDNGEPRKQDIGDILQQIMTITDQSLDEAQAKKHALNCHRMKPALFNVLCEIKEKTGLSIRSNQEEEPVDPQLMRLDNMLLAEGVAGPEKGGGSAAAAAAAAASGGVSPDNSIEHSDYRNKLSQIRQIYHSELEKYEQACNEFTTHVMNLLREQSRTRPISPKEIERMVGIIHRKFSSIQMQLKQSTCEAVMILRSRFLDARRKRRNFSKQATEVLNEYFYSHLSNPYPSEEAKEELAKKCGITVSQVSNWFGNKRIRYKKNIGSSGSFNLSGSGDMFIGMQSLNGDSYPATQANGGWQEAATPSSVTSPTEGPGSVHSDTSN; from the exons ATGGACGAGCAGGGCAGGCTGCTGCAGGCCAGGGGAGTGGGGCTGCCGGGCCTCCCTGTGCAGGGGGGGCTGCAGGCCCTGAACACCCACCAGCTCCACGAAGCCCCCTCGGATAACGGGGAGCCCCGGAAGCAGGACATCGGGGACATCCTGCAGCAGATCATGACCATCACGGACCAGAGCCTGGACGAGGCGCAGGCCAA GAAACATGCCCTGAATTGCCACAGGATGAAGCCAGCCCTCTTCAATGTGCTCTGCGAGATCAAGGAGAAAACAG GCCTCAGCATCCGCAGCAACCAGGAGGAGGAGCCCGTGGACCCCCAGCTCATGCGACTGGACAACATGCTGCTAGCTGAGGGTGTGGCCGGGCCGGAGAAAGGGGGCGGATCAGCGGCCGCCGCCGCGGCCGCAGCAGCATCAGGCGGCGTTTCCCCGGATAACTCCATAGAGCACTCGGACTACAGGAACAAGCTGTCCCAGATCCGACAGATCTACCATTCGGAGCTGGAAAAATACGAacag GCCTGCAACGAATTCACCACCCACGTCATGAACCTGCTGCGGGAGCAGAGCCGCACGCGCCCCATCTCCCCCAAGGAGATCGAGAGGATGGTGGGGATCATTCACCGCAAGTTCAGCTCCATCCAGATGCAGCTGAAGCAGAGCACGTGCGAGGCTGTGATGATCCTGCGCTCCCGCTTCCTTGATGCTCG GAGGAAAAGGCGGAATTTCAGCAAGCAAGCCACGGAAGTGCTGAACGAATACTTTTACTCCCACCTCAGTAACCCTTACCCCAGCgaggaggccaaggaggagctgGCCAAGAAGTGTGGCATCACGGTCTCCCAG GTCTCCAACTGGTTCGGCAACAAGCGCATTCGGTACAAGAAGAACATCG GCTCCAGTGGCTCCTTTAACCTCTCCGGCTCGGGGGACATGTTCATAGGCATGCAGAGCCTGAACGGAGACTCCTATCCCGCCACGCAG